A single window of Mycosarcoma maydis chromosome 1, whole genome shotgun sequence DNA harbors:
- a CDS encoding putative zinc transporter II, giving the protein MADEIQCTGPVDNGSGSIGLRIGAIFIIWASSTALTLFPIVTRRIPRLSINREAFDFAKYFGSGVIIATAFIHLLAPAASDEELGSPCLSSDFQNYPFAFAFAMIAMFAVFVVEVLAFRVGSQYANKLAYDSHAGGHHHAMEHGGNPNLAQEEQHNHNAIKSVSSDDVENAAAVPGADSAAEAKMVADSSSTASTKLDLTTQASEILGVMILEFGVVFHSIIIGITLGTTSDFTVLFIVIIFHQMFEGLGLGTRLAFLPLGMKSWIPTLGAILYGLVTPIGIAIGLGVRHTYNGDSATAAYVTGIFDSVSAGILLYTGTVELLAHEFIFNDKMRNAPLKKVVISILEMLTGAGLMALLGRWA; this is encoded by the coding sequence ATGGCTGACGAAATTCAGTGCACTGGTCCCGTCGACAACGGCAGTGGATCGATCGGTCTGCGTATCGGTGCCATCTTTATCATTTGGGCATCGTCCACGGCCTTGACCCTTTTCCCTATCGTTACACGTCGTATTCCGCGACTCTCCATCAACCGCGAAGCTTTCGATTTTGCCAAATACTTCGGTTCTGGTGTCATTATCGCCACTGCTTTCATCCATCTCTTAGCACCTGCCGCGAGTGATGAGGAGCTCGGATCGCCATGTCTTAGCAGCGATTTCCAGAACTATCCCTTCGCTTTTGCATTTGCCATGATCGCCATGTTCGCTGTTTTTGTCGTCGAGGTGCTCGCCTTCCGGGTTGGAAGCCAATACGCCAATAAGCTCGCCTACGACTCCCATGCTGGTGGTCACCATCACGCCATGGAGCATGGCGGCAACCCCAACCTCGCTCAAGAAGAACAGCACAACCACAACGCAATCAAGTCAGTCTCTTCGGACGACGTTGaaaacgctgctgctgttcctgGTGCCGACTCAGCCGCCGAGGCCAAAATGGTCGCTGACTCGAGTTCAACCGCTTCTACCAAACTTGATCTCACTACCCAAGCATCTGAAATCCTCGGCGTCATGATCCTAGAGTTTGGCGTCGTGTTCCATTCGATCATCATCGGTATCACCCTCGGCACCACCTCCGACTTTACCGTCCTCTTTATCGTCATCATTTTCCACCAAATGTTCGAGGGTCTCGGTCTGGGTACCCGTCTCGCATTCCTTCCTCTCGGCATGAAGTCGTGGATTCCAACACTGGGAGCTATCCTCTACGGTCTCGTCACTCCCATCGGTATCGCTATTGGTCTCGGTGTACGTCACACTTACAACGGCGACTCGGCCACCGCCGCCTACGTCACCGGTATCTTTGACTCGGTCTCGGCGGGTATCCTCCTCTACACGGGTACTGTTGAACTGCTTGCACACGAGTTCATCTTCAACGACAAGATGCGCAACGCGCCTCTCAAGAAGGTTGTCATCAGCATTCTCGAGATGCTCACCGGCGCTGGTCTCATGGCGCTGCTCGGACGATGGGCATGA